A single window of Ovis aries strain OAR_USU_Benz2616 breed Rambouillet chromosome 24, ARS-UI_Ramb_v3.0, whole genome shotgun sequence DNA harbors:
- the CASKIN1 gene encoding caskin-1 isoform X3, giving the protein MGRGKNNACPLHIHSLCKGPVAAEAGVLECRQGGSELLGSTKKINVNFQDPDGFSALHHAALNGNTELITLLLEAQAAVDIKDNKGMRPLHYAAWQGRKEPMKLVLKAGSAVNIPSDEGHIPLHLAAQHGHYDVSEMLLQHQSNPCMVDNSGKTPLDLACEFGRVGVVQLLLSSNMCTALLEPRPGDTTDPNGTSPLHLAAKNGHIDIIRLLLQAGIDINRQTKSGTALHEAALCGKTEVVRLLLDNGINAHVRNTYSQTALDIVHQFTTSQASKEIKQLLREASAALQVRATKDYCNNYDLTSLNVKAGDIITVLEQHPDGRWKGCIHDNRTGNDRVGYFPSSLGEAIVKRAGPRAGAEPSPPQGGSSSGPAAPPEEIWVLRKPFAGGDRSGSLSSAAGGRSSGGHALHAGSEGVKLLATVLSQKPVSDSSPGDSPVKPLEGPAGATRAQPPVAHAGPGYGEQPPKKLEAASEGKGAEAVSQWLATFQLQLYAPNFISAGYDLPTISRMTPEDLTAIGVTKPGHRKKITAEISGLSLPDWLPEHKPANLAVWLSMIGLAQYYKVLVDNGYENIDFITDITWEDLQEIGITKLGHQKKLMLAVRKLAELQKAEYAKYEGGPLRRKAPQSLEVMAIESPPPPEPAPADCQSPKMTTFQDSELSGELQAALTGPAEGAAAATAPAEKPANHLPPAPRASGRQEPSLGGRARHMSSSQELLGDGPPGPSSPMSRSQEYLLDEGPAPGTPPKEARPSRHGHSVKRASVPPVPGKPRQVLPPGASHFTPPQTPTKPRPSSPQALGGPHGPAPATAKVKPTPQLLPPTERPMSPRSLPQSPTHRGFAYVLPQPVESEAGPAAPGPAPAAAPTPVPTLCLPPEADAEPGRPKKRAHSLNRYAASDSEPERDELLVPAAAGPYATVQRRVGRSHSVRAPTGADKNVNRSQSFAVRPRKKGPPPPPPKRSSSAMASANLADEPAPDAETEGAGAEDGRLGVRAQRRRASDLAGSVDTGSAGSVKSIAAMLELSSIGGGGRAARRPAEGHPMPHPASPEPGRVATVLASVKHKEAIGPDGEVVNRRRTLSGPVTGLLATARRGPGEPAGPADHGQLVEEGAARQRPRGPAKGEAGAEGPPLARVEASATLKRRIRAKQSQQENVKFILTESDTVKRRPKVKQREAGPEPPPPPLSVYQNGTGTVRRRPASEQAGPPELPPPPPPAEPPPSDLMHLPPLPLPDSDARKLAKPPVSPKPVLAQPVPKIQGSPTPASKKVPLPGPGSPEVKRAHGTPPPVSPKPPPPPTAPKPAKAAAGLQSGSASPSPAPSPARQQPAALAKPVSTSPALSASPASPARPPSPGAPALHVPAKPPRAAAAATGPPAAPDGASPGDSARQKLEETSACLAAALQAVEEKIRQEDAQGSRPSAAEEKSTGSILDDIGSMFDDLADQLDAMLE; this is encoded by the exons ATGGGAAGAGGGAAGAATAATGCCTGCCCCCTCCACATACACagcttgtgcaaaggccctgtggcggCAGAGGCAGGTGTGCTGGAGTGCCGTCAAGGAGGCTCAG AGCTCCTGGGCTCCACCAAGAAGATCAATGTCAATTTCCAAGACCCTGATGG CTTTTCAGCCCTGCACCACGCGGCCCTGAATGGCAACACAGAGCTGATCACCTTGCTGCTGGAGGCCCAGGCTGCTGTGGACATCAAGGACAACAAAG GCATGCGGCCTCTGCACTACGCGGCCTGGCAGGGCCGGAAGGAGCCCATGAAGCTGGTGCTGAAGGCGGGCTCGGCGGTGAACATCCCATCCGACGAGGGCCACATCCCCCTGCACTTGGCGGCCCAGCACGGTCACTATGATGTG TCCGAAATGCTGCTGCAGCACCAGTCCAACCCCTGCATGGTGGACAACTCAGGCAAGACGCCCCTGGACCTGGCCTGTGAGTTTGGCCGCGTTGGG GTGGTCCAGCTGCTGCTAAGCAGCAACATGTGTACAGCCTTGCTGGAGCCCCGGCCGGGGGACACCACTGACCCCAACGGCACCAGCCCCCTGCACCTGGCAGCCAAGAATGGCCACATTGATATCATCAG ACTGCTGCTCCAAGCCGGCATCGACATTAACCGCCAGACCAAGTCTGGCACCGCCCTGCATGAAGCTGCGCTCTGTGGGAAGACGGAGGTGGTTCGGCTACTGCTGGAT AATGGGATCAATGCCCACGTGAGGAACACCTACAGCCAGACCGCCCTGGACATTGTGCATCAGTTCACCACCTCCCaggccagcaaggagatcaagcagCTGCTGCGAG AGGCCTCGGCGGCCCTGCAGGTCCGGGCGACCAAGGATTACTGCAACAACTACGACCTGACCAGCCTCAACGTGAAAGCTGGGGACATCATCACA GTCCTTGAGCAGCACCCAGATGGCCGCTGGAAGGGCTGTATCCATGACAACAGGACAGGCAATGACCGTGTGGGCTACTTCCCATCTTCCCTGGGCGAGGCCATCGTCAAGCGAGCAG GTCCCCGAGCAGGTGCCGAACCAAGTCCACCCCAGGGGGGCAGCTCCTCGGGGCCCGCTGCGCCCCCCGAGGAGATCTGGGTGCTGAGGAAGCCTTTTGCAG GTGGGGACCGCAGTGGCAGCTTGAGCAGCGCGGCTGGGGGCCGGAGCAGCGGAGGCCACGCCCTGCACGCTGGCTCTGAAGGGGTCAAG CTCCTGGCAACGGTGCTCTCCCAGAAGCCGGTGTCCGACTCCAGCCCCGGGGACAGCCCGGTCAAGCCTCTGGAAGGCCCTGCAG GTGCGACCCGGGCCCAGCCTCCAGTGGCCCACGCGGGGCCGGGCTATGGGGAGCAGCCACCCAAGAAGCTGGAGGCGGCGTCCGAGGGCAAG GGCGCCGAGGCTGTCAGCCAGTGGCTTGCCACGTTCCAGCTGCAGCTCTATGCCCCCAACTTCATCAGCGCCGGCTATGACCTGCCCACCATCAGCCGCATGACCCCCGAG GACCTCACTGCCATCGGGGTCACCAAGCCCGGCCACCGGAAGAAAATCACTGCGGAGATCAGTGGTCTGAGCCTCCCTGACTGGCTGCCCGAGCACAAACCT GCGAACCTGGCCGTGTGGCTGTCCATGATTGGCCTGGCGCAGTACTACAAGGTGCTGGTGGACAACGGCTACGAGAACATTGACTTCATCACTGACATCACCTGGGAGGACCTGCAGGAGATCGGCATCACCAAGCTGG GCCACCAGAAGAAGCTGATGCTGGCTGTGCGGAAACTGGCAGAGCTGCAGAAGGCAGAATACGCCAAGTACGAGGGGGGACCCCTGCGCCGGAAAGCACCGCAGTCGCTGGAGGTGATGGCCATCGAGTCGCCACCCCCACCGGAGCCTGCCCCGGCTGACTGCCAGTCTCCGAAGATGACCACCTTCCAGGACAGCGAGCTCAGCGGGGAGCTGCAGGCAGCTTTGACCGGCCCGGCCgaaggggctgctgctgccaCCGCCCCAGCTGAAAAGCCCGCCAACCACCTGCCGCCCGCCCCTAGGGCCTCGGGGAGGCAGGAGCCCAGCCTGGGGGGCAGGGCGCGGCACATGAGCAGCTCCCAGGAGCTGCTGGGCGACGGACCCCCGGGGCCCAGCAGCCCCATGTCACGGAGCCAGGAGTACCTGCTCGATGAGGGGCCGGCCCCCGGAACTCCCCCGAAGGAGGCCCGGCCCAGCCGCCACGGCCACAGTGTCAAGCGGGCCAGTGTGCCCCCGGTGCCTGGCAAGCCTCGGCAGGTCCTGCCGCCAGGGGCCAGCCACTTCACGCCCCCCCAGACACCCACGAAACCCCGGCCAAGCTCCCCGCAGGCCCTGGGGGGCCCTCATGGCCCAGCACCAGCCACAGCCAAGGTGAAGCCCACCCCTCAGCTGCTGCCGCCTACGGAACGACCCATGTCCCCCCGCTCGCTGCCTCAGTCACCCACTCACCGCGGCTTCGCCTATGTGCTGCCCCAACCAGTGGAGAGCGAGGCTGGGCCGGCTGCCCCAGGGCCCGCACCCGCAGCCGCACCCACGCCGGTGCCGACGCTGTGCCTGCCGCCCGAGGCTGATGCGGagccagggaggcccaagaagcGCGCCCACAGCCTGAATCGCTATGCAGCATCGGACAGCGAGCCGGAGCGGGATGAGTTGCTGGTGCCGGCCGCCGCTGGGCCCTACGCCACGGTCCAGAGGCGCGTGGGCCGCAGTCACTCGGTGCGGGCGCCCACCGGTGCAGACAAGAACGTCAACCGCAGTCAGTCGTTTGCCGTGCGGCCGCGGAAGAAggggccgcccccacccccgcccaagcGCTCCAGCTCCGCCATGGCCAGCGCCAACCTGGCCGATGAGCCAGCGCCAGACGCGGAGACCGAGGGGGCCGGGGCTGAGGACGGCCGGCTGGGGGTCCGGGCGCAGCGCCGGCGGGCCAGTGACCTGGCTGGCAGTGTGGACACAGGAAGTGCCGGCAGTGTGAAGAGCATCGCAGCCATGCTTGAGCTGTCATCCATCGGGGGTGGGGGCCGGGCAGCCCGTAGGCCCGCTGAGGGCCACCCCATGCCTCACCCTGCCAGCCCGGAGCCAGGCCGGGTGGCCACGGTGCTGGCCTCGGTGAAGCACAAGGAGGCCATTGGACCTGACGGAGAGGTGGTGAACCGGCGCCGCACGCTAAGCGGGCCTGTCACGGGACTCCTGGCCACTGCTCGCCGGGGTCCTGGAGAGCCAGCGGGGCCTGCAGACCACGGCCAGTTGGTAGAAGAGGGTGCTGCCCGGCAGCGGCCCCGAGGTCCAGCCAAGGGCGAGGCGGGTGCAGAGGGCCCGCCCCTAGCCAGGGTGGAGGCCAGTGCCACCCTCAAGAGGCGCATCCGGGCCAAGCAGAGCCAGCAGGAGAACGTCAAGTTCATCCTAACTGAGTCTGACACGGTCAAGCGCCGGCCCAAGGTCAAGCAGCGGGAGGCGGGTCCCGAGCCTCCCCCACCGCCGCTGTCTGTGTACCAGAATGGAACAGGCACTGTGCGCCGCCGGCCAGCCTCTGAGCAGGCTGGGCCCCCAGAGCtgcccccgccacccccgccTGCTGAGCCCCCGCCCTCTGACCTCATGCACCTGCCCCCACTGCCCCTGCCAGACAGCGATGCCCGGAAGCTGGCCAAGCCACCTGTCTCTCCCAAGCCTGTTCTGGCTCAGCCCGTACCCAAGATCCAGGGCTCGCCCACACCTGCCTCCAAGAAGGTGCCACTGCCAGGTCCCGGCAGCCCAG AGGTGAAGCGTGCGCACGGCACGCCTCCGCCCGTGTCTCCCAAGCCGCCGCCACCGCCCACGGCGCCAAAGCCAGCCAAGGCCGCGGCGGGGCTGCAGTCGGGCAGTGCCAGCCCGTCGCCCGCGCCCTCGCCGGCGCGCCAGCAACCTGCCGCCCTCGCCAAGCCGGTTAGCACGTCGCCCGCGCTGAGCGCCAGCCCCGCCAGCCCCGCCAGGCCGCCGTCTCCCGGTGCGCCCGCGCTGCACGTGCCCGCCAAGCCGCCGCGCGCTGCCGCCGCGGCTACAGGGCCCCCAGCTGCGCCAGACGGCGCCTCGCCGGGGGACAGCGCCCGGCAGAAGCTGGAGGAGACGAGCGCGTGCCTGGCGGCGGCGCTGCAAGCCGTAGAAGAGAAGATCCGGCAGGAGGACGCGCAGGGCTCGCG CCCCTCGGCCGCGGAGGAGAAGAGCACTGGCAGCATCCTTGACGACATTGGCAGCATGTTTGACGACCTGGCCGACCAGCTGGACGCCATGCTGGAGTGA
- the CASKIN1 gene encoding caskin-1 isoform X1, whose amino-acid sequence MGRGKNNACPLHIHSLCKGPVAAEAGVLECRQGGSELLGSTKKINVNFQDPDGFSALHHAALNGNTELITLLLEAQAAVDIKDNKGMRPLHYAAWQGRKEPMKLVLKAGSAVNIPSDEGHIPLHLAAQHGHYDVSEMLLQHQSNPCMVDNSGKTPLDLACEFGRVGVVQLLLSSNMCTALLEPRPGDTTDPNGTSPLHLAAKNGHIDIIRLLLQAGIDINRQTKSGTALHEAALCGKTEVVRLLLDNGINAHVRNTYSQTALDIVHQFTTSQASKEIKQLLREASAALQVRATKDYCNNYDLTSLNVKAGDIITVLEQHPDGRWKGCIHDNRTGNDRVGYFPSSLGEAIVKRAGPRAGAEPSPPQGGSSSGPAAPPEEIWVLRKPFAGGDRSGSLSSAAGGRSSGGHALHAGSEGVKVGGAAARQGFLGLGQHWPASLSGFQLLATVLSQKPVSDSSPGDSPVKPLEGPAGATRAQPPVAHAGPGYGEQPPKKLEAASEGKGAEAVSQWLATFQLQLYAPNFISAGYDLPTISRMTPEDLTAIGVTKPGHRKKITAEISGLSLPDWLPEHKPANLAVWLSMIGLAQYYKVLVDNGYENIDFITDITWEDLQEIGITKLGHQKKLMLAVRKLAELQKAEYAKYEGGPLRRKAPQSLEVMAIESPPPPEPAPADCQSPKMTTFQDSELSGELQAALTGPAEGAAAATAPAEKPANHLPPAPRASGRQEPSLGGRARHMSSSQELLGDGPPGPSSPMSRSQEYLLDEGPAPGTPPKEARPSRHGHSVKRASVPPVPGKPRQVLPPGASHFTPPQTPTKPRPSSPQALGGPHGPAPATAKVKPTPQLLPPTERPMSPRSLPQSPTHRGFAYVLPQPVESEAGPAAPGPAPAAAPTPVPTLCLPPEADAEPGRPKKRAHSLNRYAASDSEPERDELLVPAAAGPYATVQRRVGRSHSVRAPTGADKNVNRSQSFAVRPRKKGPPPPPPKRSSSAMASANLADEPAPDAETEGAGAEDGRLGVRAQRRRASDLAGSVDTGSAGSVKSIAAMLELSSIGGGGRAARRPAEGHPMPHPASPEPGRVATVLASVKHKEAIGPDGEVVNRRRTLSGPVTGLLATARRGPGEPAGPADHGQLVEEGAARQRPRGPAKGEAGAEGPPLARVEASATLKRRIRAKQSQQENVKFILTESDTVKRRPKVKQREAGPEPPPPPLSVYQNGTGTVRRRPASEQAGPPELPPPPPPAEPPPSDLMHLPPLPLPDSDARKLAKPPVSPKPVLAQPVPKIQGSPTPASKKVPLPGPGSPEVKRAHGTPPPVSPKPPPPPTAPKPAKAAAGLQSGSASPSPAPSPARQQPAALAKPVSTSPALSASPASPARPPSPGAPALHVPAKPPRAAAAATGPPAAPDGASPGDSARQKLEETSACLAAALQAVEEKIRQEDAQGSRPSAAEEKSTGSILDDIGSMFDDLADQLDAMLE is encoded by the exons ATGGGAAGAGGGAAGAATAATGCCTGCCCCCTCCACATACACagcttgtgcaaaggccctgtggcggCAGAGGCAGGTGTGCTGGAGTGCCGTCAAGGAGGCTCAG AGCTCCTGGGCTCCACCAAGAAGATCAATGTCAATTTCCAAGACCCTGATGG CTTTTCAGCCCTGCACCACGCGGCCCTGAATGGCAACACAGAGCTGATCACCTTGCTGCTGGAGGCCCAGGCTGCTGTGGACATCAAGGACAACAAAG GCATGCGGCCTCTGCACTACGCGGCCTGGCAGGGCCGGAAGGAGCCCATGAAGCTGGTGCTGAAGGCGGGCTCGGCGGTGAACATCCCATCCGACGAGGGCCACATCCCCCTGCACTTGGCGGCCCAGCACGGTCACTATGATGTG TCCGAAATGCTGCTGCAGCACCAGTCCAACCCCTGCATGGTGGACAACTCAGGCAAGACGCCCCTGGACCTGGCCTGTGAGTTTGGCCGCGTTGGG GTGGTCCAGCTGCTGCTAAGCAGCAACATGTGTACAGCCTTGCTGGAGCCCCGGCCGGGGGACACCACTGACCCCAACGGCACCAGCCCCCTGCACCTGGCAGCCAAGAATGGCCACATTGATATCATCAG ACTGCTGCTCCAAGCCGGCATCGACATTAACCGCCAGACCAAGTCTGGCACCGCCCTGCATGAAGCTGCGCTCTGTGGGAAGACGGAGGTGGTTCGGCTACTGCTGGAT AATGGGATCAATGCCCACGTGAGGAACACCTACAGCCAGACCGCCCTGGACATTGTGCATCAGTTCACCACCTCCCaggccagcaaggagatcaagcagCTGCTGCGAG AGGCCTCGGCGGCCCTGCAGGTCCGGGCGACCAAGGATTACTGCAACAACTACGACCTGACCAGCCTCAACGTGAAAGCTGGGGACATCATCACA GTCCTTGAGCAGCACCCAGATGGCCGCTGGAAGGGCTGTATCCATGACAACAGGACAGGCAATGACCGTGTGGGCTACTTCCCATCTTCCCTGGGCGAGGCCATCGTCAAGCGAGCAG GTCCCCGAGCAGGTGCCGAACCAAGTCCACCCCAGGGGGGCAGCTCCTCGGGGCCCGCTGCGCCCCCCGAGGAGATCTGGGTGCTGAGGAAGCCTTTTGCAG GTGGGGACCGCAGTGGCAGCTTGAGCAGCGCGGCTGGGGGCCGGAGCAGCGGAGGCCACGCCCTGCACGCTGGCTCTGAAGGGGTCAAGGTAGGTGGGGCGGCGGCAAGGCAAGGGTTCCTGGGTCTGGGGCAGCACTGGCCAGCCAGTCTGTCTGGGTTCCAGCTCCTGGCAACGGTGCTCTCCCAGAAGCCGGTGTCCGACTCCAGCCCCGGGGACAGCCCGGTCAAGCCTCTGGAAGGCCCTGCAG GTGCGACCCGGGCCCAGCCTCCAGTGGCCCACGCGGGGCCGGGCTATGGGGAGCAGCCACCCAAGAAGCTGGAGGCGGCGTCCGAGGGCAAG GGCGCCGAGGCTGTCAGCCAGTGGCTTGCCACGTTCCAGCTGCAGCTCTATGCCCCCAACTTCATCAGCGCCGGCTATGACCTGCCCACCATCAGCCGCATGACCCCCGAG GACCTCACTGCCATCGGGGTCACCAAGCCCGGCCACCGGAAGAAAATCACTGCGGAGATCAGTGGTCTGAGCCTCCCTGACTGGCTGCCCGAGCACAAACCT GCGAACCTGGCCGTGTGGCTGTCCATGATTGGCCTGGCGCAGTACTACAAGGTGCTGGTGGACAACGGCTACGAGAACATTGACTTCATCACTGACATCACCTGGGAGGACCTGCAGGAGATCGGCATCACCAAGCTGG GCCACCAGAAGAAGCTGATGCTGGCTGTGCGGAAACTGGCAGAGCTGCAGAAGGCAGAATACGCCAAGTACGAGGGGGGACCCCTGCGCCGGAAAGCACCGCAGTCGCTGGAGGTGATGGCCATCGAGTCGCCACCCCCACCGGAGCCTGCCCCGGCTGACTGCCAGTCTCCGAAGATGACCACCTTCCAGGACAGCGAGCTCAGCGGGGAGCTGCAGGCAGCTTTGACCGGCCCGGCCgaaggggctgctgctgccaCCGCCCCAGCTGAAAAGCCCGCCAACCACCTGCCGCCCGCCCCTAGGGCCTCGGGGAGGCAGGAGCCCAGCCTGGGGGGCAGGGCGCGGCACATGAGCAGCTCCCAGGAGCTGCTGGGCGACGGACCCCCGGGGCCCAGCAGCCCCATGTCACGGAGCCAGGAGTACCTGCTCGATGAGGGGCCGGCCCCCGGAACTCCCCCGAAGGAGGCCCGGCCCAGCCGCCACGGCCACAGTGTCAAGCGGGCCAGTGTGCCCCCGGTGCCTGGCAAGCCTCGGCAGGTCCTGCCGCCAGGGGCCAGCCACTTCACGCCCCCCCAGACACCCACGAAACCCCGGCCAAGCTCCCCGCAGGCCCTGGGGGGCCCTCATGGCCCAGCACCAGCCACAGCCAAGGTGAAGCCCACCCCTCAGCTGCTGCCGCCTACGGAACGACCCATGTCCCCCCGCTCGCTGCCTCAGTCACCCACTCACCGCGGCTTCGCCTATGTGCTGCCCCAACCAGTGGAGAGCGAGGCTGGGCCGGCTGCCCCAGGGCCCGCACCCGCAGCCGCACCCACGCCGGTGCCGACGCTGTGCCTGCCGCCCGAGGCTGATGCGGagccagggaggcccaagaagcGCGCCCACAGCCTGAATCGCTATGCAGCATCGGACAGCGAGCCGGAGCGGGATGAGTTGCTGGTGCCGGCCGCCGCTGGGCCCTACGCCACGGTCCAGAGGCGCGTGGGCCGCAGTCACTCGGTGCGGGCGCCCACCGGTGCAGACAAGAACGTCAACCGCAGTCAGTCGTTTGCCGTGCGGCCGCGGAAGAAggggccgcccccacccccgcccaagcGCTCCAGCTCCGCCATGGCCAGCGCCAACCTGGCCGATGAGCCAGCGCCAGACGCGGAGACCGAGGGGGCCGGGGCTGAGGACGGCCGGCTGGGGGTCCGGGCGCAGCGCCGGCGGGCCAGTGACCTGGCTGGCAGTGTGGACACAGGAAGTGCCGGCAGTGTGAAGAGCATCGCAGCCATGCTTGAGCTGTCATCCATCGGGGGTGGGGGCCGGGCAGCCCGTAGGCCCGCTGAGGGCCACCCCATGCCTCACCCTGCCAGCCCGGAGCCAGGCCGGGTGGCCACGGTGCTGGCCTCGGTGAAGCACAAGGAGGCCATTGGACCTGACGGAGAGGTGGTGAACCGGCGCCGCACGCTAAGCGGGCCTGTCACGGGACTCCTGGCCACTGCTCGCCGGGGTCCTGGAGAGCCAGCGGGGCCTGCAGACCACGGCCAGTTGGTAGAAGAGGGTGCTGCCCGGCAGCGGCCCCGAGGTCCAGCCAAGGGCGAGGCGGGTGCAGAGGGCCCGCCCCTAGCCAGGGTGGAGGCCAGTGCCACCCTCAAGAGGCGCATCCGGGCCAAGCAGAGCCAGCAGGAGAACGTCAAGTTCATCCTAACTGAGTCTGACACGGTCAAGCGCCGGCCCAAGGTCAAGCAGCGGGAGGCGGGTCCCGAGCCTCCCCCACCGCCGCTGTCTGTGTACCAGAATGGAACAGGCACTGTGCGCCGCCGGCCAGCCTCTGAGCAGGCTGGGCCCCCAGAGCtgcccccgccacccccgccTGCTGAGCCCCCGCCCTCTGACCTCATGCACCTGCCCCCACTGCCCCTGCCAGACAGCGATGCCCGGAAGCTGGCCAAGCCACCTGTCTCTCCCAAGCCTGTTCTGGCTCAGCCCGTACCCAAGATCCAGGGCTCGCCCACACCTGCCTCCAAGAAGGTGCCACTGCCAGGTCCCGGCAGCCCAG AGGTGAAGCGTGCGCACGGCACGCCTCCGCCCGTGTCTCCCAAGCCGCCGCCACCGCCCACGGCGCCAAAGCCAGCCAAGGCCGCGGCGGGGCTGCAGTCGGGCAGTGCCAGCCCGTCGCCCGCGCCCTCGCCGGCGCGCCAGCAACCTGCCGCCCTCGCCAAGCCGGTTAGCACGTCGCCCGCGCTGAGCGCCAGCCCCGCCAGCCCCGCCAGGCCGCCGTCTCCCGGTGCGCCCGCGCTGCACGTGCCCGCCAAGCCGCCGCGCGCTGCCGCCGCGGCTACAGGGCCCCCAGCTGCGCCAGACGGCGCCTCGCCGGGGGACAGCGCCCGGCAGAAGCTGGAGGAGACGAGCGCGTGCCTGGCGGCGGCGCTGCAAGCCGTAGAAGAGAAGATCCGGCAGGAGGACGCGCAGGGCTCGCG CCCCTCGGCCGCGGAGGAGAAGAGCACTGGCAGCATCCTTGACGACATTGGCAGCATGTTTGACGACCTGGCCGACCAGCTGGACGCCATGCTGGAGTGA